In Chloracidobacterium sp., the following proteins share a genomic window:
- a CDS encoding D-alanine--D-alanine ligase yields the protein MSKYLGVIFGGRSGEHEIAIRSAKTVIENVDAAKYAVVPVCIEQDGRWMSPAESLRMFPESIQEHFKATFGEPSVSPVALTGDTRPRGLTVLDDGGAAFPLEVIFPVLHGTYGEDGTIQGLFEMADIPYVGCGVLASSCGMDKAFMKTLFRDAGLPICDYVWFLRDEWAGNREATVSRVEAKLGYPCFVKPANLGSSVGVSRATDRDSLAAGIELAAEYDRKIIVEEGLEMREIECAVMGNDKPEASLPGEYIIRDDSKAFLDYTEKYAGTGNNEFVVPAPVSDELSAKIREMAVLAFKAIDGSGLGRVDFFLRTDNGALLVNEINTMPGLTDASGFPKMWAGSGKGFAQVIEELIELALARHADKSKNRTSR from the coding sequence ATGAGCAAATACTTGGGTGTGATCTTTGGGGGTCGGTCCGGAGAGCATGAGATCGCTATCAGATCGGCAAAGACGGTGATCGAGAATGTCGATGCCGCTAAGTACGCTGTGGTACCCGTTTGCATTGAGCAGGATGGCCGCTGGATGAGCCCCGCAGAGTCTCTCAGGATGTTTCCCGAGAGTATCCAGGAGCATTTTAAGGCAACGTTTGGCGAGCCATCGGTTTCGCCCGTAGCATTGACGGGAGACACGCGTCCGCGGGGTCTGACAGTCCTCGACGATGGAGGGGCTGCGTTTCCGCTCGAAGTCATCTTTCCTGTTCTTCATGGAACATACGGCGAGGACGGCACGATACAGGGGCTGTTCGAGATGGCGGACATTCCGTACGTCGGCTGCGGCGTTCTGGCGAGCTCGTGCGGCATGGACAAGGCGTTCATGAAGACCCTGTTTCGCGACGCCGGGCTGCCGATCTGCGATTATGTGTGGTTCCTCCGCGACGAATGGGCCGGAAATCGCGAGGCGACGGTATCACGAGTTGAGGCGAAACTCGGTTACCCGTGCTTCGTAAAGCCCGCAAACCTCGGCTCATCCGTTGGCGTCTCAAGGGCCACTGACCGCGACAGCCTGGCCGCAGGCATCGAACTTGCCGCCGAGTACGACCGCAAAATCATTGTCGAAGAAGGCCTCGAAATGCGTGAGATCGAATGTGCTGTGATGGGCAACGACAAACCCGAGGCCAGTCTGCCCGGCGAATACATTATCCGAGATGACTCGAAGGCCTTTCTCGACTACACGGAGAAGTACGCGGGGACGGGAAACAACGAATTTGTTGTGCCGGCGCCGGTATCGGATGAGCTGTCAGCGAAGATCCGTGAGATGGCGGTTTTGGCATTCAAGGCCATTGACGGATCCGGACTCGGCCGTGTCGACTTCTTCCTAAGAACGGACAACGGGGCTCTCTTGGTCAACGAGATCAATACCATGCCCGGTCTGACCGACGCTTCAGGCTTTCCGAAGATGTGGGCGGGCAGCGGCAAGGGCTTTGCTCAGGTGATCGAAGAGTTGATCGAGCTTGCGCTCGCGCGCCATGCCGATAAGAGCAAGAACAGGACGAGTAGATGA
- the rocF gene encoding arginase, whose amino-acid sequence MKFQKVGIIGVPLGFGAGQTGSELGVNAMRLTRFRGLSLSEHIEGLGLAVHDHGDVPIVLPTTSGDGENPKHLAEMLASSANIADRVSNALAADEFPVILGGDHAIAIPTFSAIASHYRERGTEIGLIWLDAHADINTPETSPSGNIHGMPLATLLGHGNAQLTGLLGWLPKLKPSFLSHIGARDVDPGERAFIEKLGIRHQFFTMSDIDKLGMAACVEDAINIVAQASGGYSVTFDVDIIDPRFAPGSGTLVRGGTTYREAHLALEIIAADGRMVSFEIVEVNPLLDQSNITVELGCELILSALGKTIL is encoded by the coding sequence GTGAAATTTCAGAAGGTTGGGATCATAGGTGTTCCGCTGGGCTTCGGGGCCGGACAGACAGGCAGTGAGCTTGGCGTGAATGCGATGCGCCTGACCCGCTTTCGCGGTCTGAGTCTCTCTGAGCATATCGAGGGTCTGGGACTGGCAGTTCACGACCACGGCGACGTGCCGATAGTACTGCCAACGACTAGCGGTGACGGCGAGAACCCGAAGCACCTTGCCGAGATGCTCGCATCGAGCGCCAATATCGCAGATAGAGTGTCGAATGCTCTGGCCGCTGATGAGTTCCCGGTGATCTTGGGAGGCGACCATGCGATCGCTATTCCGACTTTTTCCGCCATTGCATCCCATTATCGCGAACGGGGAACTGAGATCGGCTTGATCTGGCTCGATGCCCACGCTGACATCAATACGCCAGAGACGTCGCCGTCGGGTAATATTCACGGTATGCCCCTCGCGACGCTATTGGGTCACGGCAACGCTCAGTTAACCGGCCTTCTGGGCTGGTTACCCAAGCTCAAGCCGAGCTTCCTATCTCACATCGGCGCGCGGGACGTTGATCCGGGCGAAAGGGCGTTCATCGAGAAGCTCGGCATCAGGCACCAGTTCTTTACGATGAGCGATATCGATAAACTTGGGATGGCGGCTTGCGTTGAGGACGCGATAAATATTGTCGCGCAGGCATCGGGAGGCTACTCGGTCACGTTTGACGTCGATATTATCGACCCACGGTTCGCGCCGGGTTCGGGCACGCTGGTCCGCGGCGGGACGACCTACCGCGAGGCCCATCTGGCGCTTGAAATAATCGCGGCGGATGGGCGGATGGTGTCCTTTGAGATCGTCGAGGTCAATCCGTTACTGGACCAATCAAATATTACAGTCGAATTGGGTTGCGAACTAATACTCTCAGCCCTCGGTAAGACGATCTTGTAG
- a CDS encoding PTS sugar transporter subunit IIA, translated as MSRIGTVVISHGQLANELLSAAETVVGEQTHIKAVSIDWHDDVETCKSEIAHAIEAVSQGKGTVLLTDMFGGTPTNIAAMFLKPGEVEIVTGASLPMVVKAAVTEDDLPLHEFAQRLVEEGKDAIYRAADLLEPQKLRKDA; from the coding sequence ATGAGCAGGATCGGAACAGTAGTGATCTCGCACGGGCAATTGGCCAATGAACTGCTTTCAGCGGCTGAGACTGTAGTTGGTGAACAGACCCACATTAAAGCGGTGTCGATCGACTGGCATGACGACGTGGAGACGTGTAAGAGCGAGATCGCACATGCGATCGAAGCCGTGTCGCAAGGGAAGGGCACAGTCCTCCTGACCGACATGTTTGGAGGTACTCCAACTAACATCGCAGCCATGTTTCTAAAGCCCGGTGAGGTCGAGATCGTTACCGGTGCGAGCCTGCCGATGGTGGTCAAGGCCGCGGTGACCGAAGATGACCTTCCCCTGCATGAGTTCGCCCAGAGGCTTGTCGAAGAGGGCAAGGATGCTATTTATCGGGCGGCCGATCTGCTTGAGCCGCAAAAGCTGCGGAAGGACGCATAA
- the rapZ gene encoding RNase adapter RapZ codes for MAKKGEETRSLPDLVIITGLSGSGMSSATDSLEDLGYFCVDNLPLTMLSTFGRLLVPADRRNPSIEKAALVINIRERQFLSEFSAELQKLEGKGLAPFIVFFEASDEVLQRRFSETRRPHPADGGDGLLAAIQAERTALAHIRAQSDLVIDTSDHTVHTLRSLIVQKFSGSDEGMPLKVEVVSFGHKFGSPRSLDLLFDVRHLPNPYFEPGLKELSGEDPKIVAYLLEQPEVAETIARFVDMLAYLLPRYQREGKSYLTIGIGCTGGRHRSVMVANSVRKELQTRGFDATVSHRDMGK; via the coding sequence ATGGCAAAGAAGGGAGAAGAGACTAGGTCGCTGCCTGATCTGGTGATCATTACCGGATTGAGTGGCTCGGGCATGAGTTCGGCAACAGATTCGCTCGAGGACCTCGGATATTTCTGTGTCGATAATCTGCCGCTCACGATGCTGTCGACCTTCGGTAGGCTACTGGTGCCCGCCGATCGCAGGAACCCATCCATTGAGAAGGCGGCGCTTGTCATCAACATTCGAGAGAGACAGTTTCTGTCGGAATTCTCGGCGGAACTTCAAAAACTTGAAGGAAAAGGGCTTGCCCCATTTATCGTCTTCTTTGAGGCCTCTGACGAAGTCCTCCAGCGACGTTTTTCCGAAACTCGAAGGCCGCACCCGGCTGACGGTGGCGACGGTCTTCTTGCTGCGATCCAAGCTGAGAGAACGGCTCTCGCTCACATCAGGGCGCAGTCTGACCTTGTGATCGATACGTCTGACCATACCGTCCATACCCTTCGGAGCTTGATCGTTCAGAAATTCAGTGGCTCAGACGAGGGCATGCCCTTGAAAGTCGAGGTAGTAAGTTTTGGGCACAAGTTCGGAAGCCCGCGGAGTCTGGATCTCCTGTTCGATGTTCGTCATTTGCCGAATCCGTACTTCGAACCTGGCTTGAAGGAGTTAAGCGGCGAAGACCCTAAGATCGTGGCTTACCTGCTGGAGCAGCCGGAGGTTGCGGAAACTATCGCGCGATTTGTTGATATGCTCGCCTACCTCCTACCGCGCTATCAACGAGAGGGAAAATCGTATCTGACAATTGGTATCGGCTGTACGGGCGGGCGGCATCGATCCGTAATGGTGGCAAACAGTGTAAGGAAGGAACTTCAGACCCGCGGTTTTGACGCCACTGTCAGCCACCGCGATATGGGAAAGTGA
- the raiA gene encoding ribosome-associated translation inhibitor RaiA, producing MKIEFTGRHIEVTPALRRHVEEHFDRVSHLFDGKPATAHVIIEVERGRHRSEIVINWRNEVLTATSSIADMYQSLSQTIGKIEKQARRLKDKVIDKSHKAKRTAVVSSAPEVAEKAARGRRIVEMPGLAAKPMSAEEAALHLDGSDAPAVLFRDSSDGRIAVVFRRKDKNFGLIRS from the coding sequence ATGAAGATCGAATTTACCGGCCGCCATATCGAGGTGACACCCGCATTGCGTAGGCACGTCGAGGAACACTTTGACCGAGTCAGTCATCTTTTTGACGGCAAGCCTGCTACGGCACACGTCATCATTGAGGTCGAGCGCGGGCGGCACCGTTCAGAAATTGTGATCAACTGGCGAAATGAGGTCCTGACAGCGACCTCAAGTATTGCCGATATGTATCAGTCGCTGTCTCAGACGATTGGGAAGATCGAAAAGCAAGCCCGGCGGCTCAAGGACAAGGTGATCGACAAGTCACACAAGGCCAAGAGGACGGCGGTTGTTTCGTCAGCCCCGGAAGTGGCCGAGAAGGCTGCACGGGGTCGCCGCATAGTGGAGATGCCCGGCCTTGCGGCTAAGCCGATGTCAGCGGAAGAGGCCGCGCTGCATCTGGACGGCAGTGACGCTCCGGCGGTGCTGTTTCGCGACTCGTCGGACGGCCGAATCGCCGTTGTATTTCGTCGCAAGGATAAGAACTTCGGCCTGATCCGTTCGTGA
- the rpoN gene encoding RNA polymerase factor sigma-54, with amino-acid sequence MSSLRLTHQLQQKMVLTPQLRQRIEMLQMNSLELNELIEEQLVENPVLEEVQPGDEVQEIGENILDQNSDGSDQVADTGVDMSADAVSEARTDRLAEVEGVVPEGASLNGSEGSPATDIEGDDDAHAESADSFDEIDYGREFQDYLDPGYRTQEIEYKDDAPSFEQFLTHAPSLGEHLEWQLNLLDLSDKLHEAATMVVGNLDEDGRLTASLEEIAGGSNCSMETADRARRTVMMLEPVGCGSFEVRECLLAQLEAAGEKESLACRLVAEHFEDLQPHRLQHLSKATGVDVRQLDTEIGRIRRLDPYPGRRYVAEDAVYVSPEVYVEKVDDDYVIFFADDGSPRLRISPTYQSMLSQSDSSKETKDFIKERVRSAVDLLRNIEHRRQTIYRVVECIVSRQREFLDRGVEYLKPMMLKDVAEGIGMHLSTVSRVVNRKYAHTPQGVIELRRFFSEGMMNEDGEEVSTRILKLRIRKMVDDEDTKSPLTDDQIARVLSNEGVKLSRRTVAKYRDQMNIPGSRERKTII; translated from the coding sequence ATGTCTTCGCTGAGACTTACCCACCAACTCCAGCAAAAAATGGTGCTTACGCCGCAATTGCGGCAGCGCATCGAAATGCTTCAGATGAACTCGCTTGAGCTCAACGAGCTCATTGAGGAGCAGCTTGTCGAGAATCCGGTGCTTGAGGAAGTGCAGCCGGGCGATGAGGTGCAGGAGATAGGTGAGAATATCCTCGACCAGAACTCGGACGGTTCGGACCAGGTCGCCGATACGGGAGTCGATATGTCGGCGGACGCCGTGTCCGAGGCGAGGACCGACCGGCTCGCAGAGGTTGAGGGCGTTGTTCCCGAGGGTGCGAGCCTAAACGGGAGTGAAGGAAGCCCGGCGACCGATATCGAGGGCGATGATGACGCACATGCCGAAAGCGCCGATTCGTTTGATGAGATCGATTACGGACGTGAGTTTCAGGACTATCTCGACCCCGGATACCGCACGCAGGAGATCGAGTACAAGGACGACGCGCCGAGCTTTGAACAGTTCCTGACGCACGCACCGTCGCTGGGCGAACATCTCGAATGGCAGTTGAACCTGCTCGACCTAAGCGATAAGCTCCACGAGGCCGCAACGATGGTCGTCGGCAATCTCGACGAGGACGGCCGCCTGACCGCGAGCCTTGAGGAGATCGCGGGCGGCAGCAATTGTTCGATGGAAACGGCCGACAGGGCACGCCGCACCGTGATGATGCTTGAGCCGGTAGGTTGCGGGTCGTTCGAGGTCAGGGAATGTTTGCTCGCACAACTTGAGGCGGCGGGCGAGAAGGAATCGCTGGCATGTCGGCTTGTGGCAGAGCATTTTGAGGACCTGCAGCCGCACCGGCTGCAGCACTTGTCGAAGGCGACTGGCGTTGACGTTAGGCAACTGGACACGGAGATCGGCCGGATTCGGCGTCTCGATCCGTATCCGGGCCGCAGGTACGTCGCAGAGGACGCCGTATACGTCTCGCCCGAGGTCTATGTCGAGAAGGTTGATGATGATTACGTCATCTTCTTCGCCGACGACGGCAGTCCGCGACTCAGGATCAGCCCGACTTATCAGAGCATGCTCTCGCAGTCGGATTCGTCGAAGGAGACGAAGGACTTCATAAAGGAGCGTGTCCGTTCGGCCGTTGACCTGCTCCGCAACATCGAGCACAGGCGACAGACGATCTACCGCGTGGTTGAGTGTATCGTCTCTCGGCAAAGGGAGTTCCTGGATCGTGGTGTCGAGTACCTTAAGCCGATGATGTTGAAAGATGTGGCAGAGGGCATAGGCATGCACTTGTCTACCGTGTCTCGCGTCGTCAATCGCAAGTATGCACACACGCCGCAGGGTGTGATCGAACTTCGTCGCTTCTTTAGCGAAGGCATGATGAATGAGGATGGCGAGGAGGTGTCAACACGGATCCTTAAACTCAGGATAAGGAAAATGGTTGACGACGAAGATACAAAATCACCCCTGACCGATGACCAGATCGCCCGGGTCCTGAGCAATGAAGGTGTGAAGCTGTCTCGGCGGACTGTTGCAAAGTATAGGGACCAGATGAACATCCCGGGATCGAGGGAGAGAAAGACGATTATATGA
- the lptB gene encoding LPS export ABC transporter ATP-binding protein codes for MTTSDGAISNGAGEASLIGHGLQKTYSGRRVVDGVSVEVSRGEVVGLLGSNGAGKTTTFYMLVGLESTESGKITLMGRDVTGLPMYLRARLGLGYLPQEPSVFRKLTAEQNILAVLESRRLRRSERLERLEQLLTEFGIADVRRTMGAALSGGERRRVEIARCLAAEPQFILLDEPFAGIDPIAIDDIRDTVLYLKSQGIGILITDHNVRETLGITDRAYIMSEGHILRTGRPDELVNDDEVKRLYLGERFVL; via the coding sequence ATGACAACTTCTGATGGAGCGATATCAAATGGCGCGGGCGAGGCGTCGCTGATCGGGCATGGGCTGCAGAAAACCTATAGCGGCCGGCGTGTTGTCGACGGTGTCTCCGTCGAGGTCAGCCGTGGTGAGGTGGTCGGACTACTTGGTTCCAACGGGGCGGGAAAGACGACGACCTTTTACATGCTCGTCGGCCTTGAATCGACCGAATCAGGCAAGATAACACTGATGGGCAGGGACGTTACAGGTTTGCCCATGTATCTACGAGCCCGGCTCGGTCTAGGGTATCTGCCGCAGGAGCCATCGGTCTTTAGAAAGCTGACGGCGGAACAGAATATTCTGGCCGTGCTCGAAAGTCGCCGCTTACGGCGCAGCGAGAGATTGGAGCGGCTTGAGCAGCTACTTACCGAATTTGGCATCGCCGATGTTCGAAGGACTATGGGGGCGGCGCTGTCGGGCGGTGAACGCCGTCGCGTCGAGATCGCGCGATGCCTCGCCGCCGAACCGCAATTCATCCTCCTCGACGAGCCCTTCGCGGGCATTGACCCGATCGCCATCGACGATATCCGCGACACGGTCCTCTATCTCAAGAGCCAGGGCATCGGTATCCTCATCACCGACCACAACGTCCGCGAAACGCTCGGCATCACCGACCGCGCCTACATAATGAGTGAAGGCCACATCTTGCGCACCGGCCGCCCAGACGAACTCGTAAACGACGACGAGGTGAAGCGCTTGTATCTCGGCGAGCGTTTTGTGCTGTGA
- the lptC gene encoding LPS export ABC transporter periplasmic protein LptC, which translates to MVDAERKILEGYKWRAQLPRYLRVAAVVAAAAAVLAVVVGFFSAGSRSTFKLRSEHTQLSTEVTAEVSGYDRLESENGVPQYRITADYAKTFSDNHQEFTNIYLEVFDADGTSADKLRAATAVYIPEDAKAFTAYLNGNVSIETRDRLTVKTNNLIYDRKNDVADADESIEFERDGLKGRSFGASFKIGDKRVELLRDVEIETLASGGAANLKVNSGYASFDLGVGLIEFRNGLNARLAQGNSIPIDISSGRAMASLDTGTANRSKFKGIELFDTVRIAFSASEGRATTIESGYASSDSSTDRFQFREGVRIVADGSHATAVEGTYSRSAGTVALEGSVDITQGNDRINADSVDAAVEPGGKVRSAVARGDARIRRVTAERSISIAAPELNADFTDSGALLNANAIGKSSFEVVPTAATQGAIMSGTALRGIGARFGTDGVVEAIRTDGRTTIDLNAKGESPDAANKRLTADAVRTVFGRGGYVHRLEAAGDAELDVTPLNRVPGSYRTTVAAPRFDCDFSAYGNKVEACVAGRHAKVTRIPAVATEKRGTQNLTCDQLTVRFNDKTGDIAVLKAAGGAKFNELDRNASASEIAFTQDDEVVRLRGAEPTFWNDSGRAKAREIDIDTRGERSYFRGKVRTTYYSLKRASNAAPFSSNEKPFFITAEEAEFDHAHENGLYRGNARAWQGDNYIRAENLFLDEKIGRLKAEGRVETVLYNAKAGQRIRSVPVYASAGSLIYQRDERRLRYASAVDIRQGSDRLTASAADIFVDEHNDVIRTVAENDVVLTQPGRRATGDWAQFTSADEVAVIRGEPATIVDAERGSLQGREMTFRLKENRVAIESRVRAGNLAGRTRSVYKVNQ; encoded by the coding sequence ATGGTTGATGCGGAGCGCAAGATCCTGGAAGGTTACAAATGGCGGGCCCAACTGCCTCGATATCTTAGGGTTGCTGCGGTCGTTGCCGCGGCCGCCGCGGTGCTCGCAGTCGTAGTCGGGTTCTTTAGTGCCGGTTCACGTTCGACGTTCAAACTTCGCAGCGAACACACGCAGTTGTCGACCGAGGTAACTGCGGAGGTCAGCGGGTACGATCGCCTTGAATCTGAGAACGGTGTCCCGCAGTATCGGATCACGGCCGACTATGCTAAAACCTTCTCCGACAATCATCAGGAGTTTACCAACATTTATCTTGAGGTTTTCGACGCTGACGGCACGTCTGCTGACAAGCTACGCGCCGCCACGGCTGTTTATATTCCGGAGGACGCCAAAGCCTTCACCGCCTACCTTAATGGGAACGTCAGCATCGAGACGCGAGACCGGCTCACGGTAAAGACGAACAACCTGATCTACGACAGAAAGAATGACGTTGCGGATGCTGATGAATCTATCGAATTCGAGCGAGATGGCCTAAAGGGCAGGTCGTTCGGCGCGAGCTTCAAGATCGGCGACAAGCGAGTGGAGCTACTCCGCGATGTTGAGATCGAGACGCTCGCGTCAGGAGGCGCAGCCAATCTCAAGGTAAACTCGGGCTACGCATCTTTTGATTTAGGGGTAGGCCTCATCGAGTTTCGCAATGGCCTGAACGCGCGGTTGGCTCAGGGGAACTCAATCCCGATCGACATTAGTTCAGGAAGGGCGATGGCGAGCCTCGACACGGGAACTGCGAATCGATCGAAGTTTAAGGGTATCGAGCTCTTCGATACTGTCCGGATCGCGTTCTCGGCATCCGAGGGCCGAGCGACGACCATCGAGTCCGGCTATGCGAGTTCTGACTCGTCAACCGACCGATTCCAGTTTCGGGAGGGCGTGCGGATCGTCGCGGACGGATCACATGCTACGGCTGTCGAGGGGACGTACTCACGCTCCGCGGGCACCGTGGCATTGGAGGGCTCGGTCGACATCACGCAAGGCAACGACCGGATCAATGCGGATTCCGTTGACGCCGCCGTTGAGCCCGGGGGCAAAGTGCGAAGTGCCGTTGCTCGCGGCGACGCTCGTATTAGAAGGGTAACGGCAGAACGCAGCATTTCGATAGCCGCGCCGGAGTTGAATGCCGACTTTACCGATTCCGGTGCGCTTCTTAACGCGAACGCTATCGGTAAGAGTTCATTCGAGGTCGTACCAACCGCTGCAACGCAGGGAGCGATTATGAGCGGCACGGCCCTTCGGGGGATCGGCGCCAGGTTTGGCACTGATGGTGTTGTAGAGGCGATCAGAACGGACGGCCGGACGACCATCGATCTGAACGCGAAGGGCGAGAGCCCTGATGCCGCGAATAAACGGCTGACCGCTGACGCCGTTCGTACAGTTTTTGGCCGCGGCGGATATGTTCACCGTTTGGAGGCGGCCGGGGACGCCGAACTCGATGTTACTCCGTTGAATCGTGTGCCCGGGAGCTATCGGACGACGGTGGCCGCTCCTCGATTCGATTGCGACTTCTCGGCATATGGCAATAAGGTCGAGGCCTGCGTTGCGGGGCGACACGCCAAGGTCACACGCATTCCGGCGGTCGCTACGGAGAAAAGGGGAACGCAAAATCTCACATGCGATCAGCTAACCGTTCGATTTAACGACAAAACAGGTGACATCGCTGTGCTTAAGGCAGCGGGCGGTGCGAAATTCAACGAACTCGACCGCAATGCTTCGGCGTCAGAGATCGCGTTTACGCAAGACGATGAGGTTGTGAGGCTGAGAGGGGCTGAGCCAACCTTCTGGAACGACAGTGGCCGGGCGAAAGCACGGGAGATCGACATTGATACGCGAGGTGAGCGATCCTATTTTCGCGGCAAGGTAAGGACGACATATTATTCCCTGAAGCGAGCCTCGAATGCGGCCCCATTCTCGTCAAATGAAAAGCCGTTTTTCATTACGGCAGAAGAAGCTGAATTCGATCACGCGCATGAGAACGGCTTATACCGTGGTAACGCTCGAGCGTGGCAAGGGGACAACTACATCCGAGCAGAGAATCTTTTTCTTGACGAGAAGATTGGCCGCCTCAAGGCGGAAGGGCGGGTCGAGACCGTCCTTTACAATGCTAAGGCCGGTCAACGCATTCGCTCAGTTCCGGTTTATGCGTCGGCGGGCAGCCTGATCTATCAGCGTGATGAACGCCGACTGCGATATGCATCGGCTGTCGACATCAGGCAGGGGAGCGACCGTCTAACAGCCTCTGCCGCTGACATTTTCGTCGACGAGCATAACGATGTAATAAGAACCGTCGCGGAAAACGATGTCGTTCTAACCCAACCCGGCCGGCGGGCGACGGGCGACTGGGCACAGTTTACCAGTGCGGATGAGGTGGCCGTAATTCGAGGCGAACCTGCGACCATTGTTGACGCAGAACGCGGCTCGTTGCAGGGACGCGAAATGACGTTTCGGTTGAAAGAGAATAGAGTTGCGATAGAGTCGCGTGTGCGCGCAGGTAATTTGGCGGGCAGGACACGCTCGGTTTACAAGGTCAATCAATAG
- the recJ gene encoding single-stranded-DNA-specific exonuclease RecJ, producing MQKKWSIRKHDAGAVNKFAAELRVKPLIAALLIARGHDTPDKARVFLNPSPEQLHEPYLLKGMREAVTRIQKAIDNREKIMIWGDYDVDGTTGTVLLRRMLSLLGTDSTFHVPNRFTEGYGINIPALEAAQKGGVSLVISVDCGIRSFEPLKWAAANDLDVIVTDHHLSDADKGNPLAAAVINPNQPGCLYPDKNLAGVGVAFKLAHALLRENGLEAEVPQFLKIAAIGTVADVMDLTGENRAIVALGLLDLPKTDNWGLKALMEVSDCRSDMTSMHIGFRIGPRINAAGRMDVARHVVELFESEGYSTARELALLLDSRNRERQRMQQHITKLALAETESHEGKHFIVVAGDGWHQGVIGLAASRIAERLFRPTIVISLQEGIGHGSARSIPDFHLLEALDTCEDLFEQYGGHAAAAGMKIPAENIADLRTRLNRHAATVLTDDALIPELTIDALVTPESLTLNLIDDLAAFEPFGAGNPKPIFLTRGLILREEPWVMKDKHLKLKLTDEDGRQFEAVWWDGVERASGQTLNRGSRIEIAYVPEANVWQGNRRLQLVVEGMRADNSNDG from the coding sequence GTGCAGAAGAAATGGTCGATCAGGAAACACGATGCGGGCGCGGTAAATAAGTTTGCCGCTGAACTGCGTGTCAAACCGCTTATCGCTGCCCTGCTGATCGCACGAGGACACGACACGCCTGACAAGGCCAGAGTATTTCTTAATCCTTCACCCGAACAACTCCACGAACCATACCTGCTTAAGGGAATGCGAGAGGCGGTTACGCGCATTCAGAAAGCTATCGACAATCGCGAGAAGATAATGATCTGGGGCGATTACGACGTTGACGGCACGACGGGAACAGTGCTGTTGCGTAGGATGCTTTCGCTCTTGGGCACGGATTCGACATTCCACGTTCCAAATCGATTCACGGAGGGTTATGGCATCAATATTCCGGCCCTTGAGGCTGCCCAAAAGGGCGGCGTATCGCTCGTTATTAGTGTCGATTGCGGTATCCGGAGCTTCGAGCCGCTGAAGTGGGCGGCGGCGAACGACCTGGATGTGATCGTTACAGACCACCATTTGTCCGACGCAGATAAGGGCAATCCGCTCGCGGCCGCCGTCATCAACCCAAACCAGCCCGGCTGCCTCTATCCCGACAAGAACCTCGCGGGCGTTGGTGTTGCCTTCAAGCTCGCACATGCATTGCTGCGTGAGAATGGGCTTGAGGCCGAGGTTCCGCAATTCCTCAAGATCGCCGCCATTGGCACGGTGGCGGATGTGATGGACCTTACCGGAGAGAACCGCGCGATCGTGGCCTTGGGCCTGCTCGATCTGCCAAAGACCGACAATTGGGGCTTGAAAGCCCTAATGGAGGTGTCGGATTGCCGCTCGGACATGACGAGCATGCACATCGGCTTCCGCATCGGGCCCCGGATCAACGCTGCGGGACGGATGGACGTTGCTCGCCATGTGGTTGAGCTTTTTGAAAGCGAGGGCTATAGCACGGCCCGCGAGTTGGCGTTGCTGCTCGACAGCCGCAACCGCGAACGTCAGCGGATGCAGCAGCACATCACCAAACTCGCGCTTGCGGAGACGGAAAGCCATGAAGGCAAGCATTTCATCGTCGTCGCCGGAGATGGCTGGCACCAGGGCGTGATCGGATTGGCGGCGTCTCGCATTGCGGAACGGCTATTCCGACCGACGATCGTTATTTCATTACAGGAAGGTATCGGGCATGGCAGTGCCCGTTCAATACCAGACTTTCATCTCCTTGAAGCTCTGGATACGTGCGAGGACCTATTCGAACAGTATGGTGGCCACGCTGCGGCCGCCGGAATGAAGATCCCTGCGGAAAATATTGCGGACCTTAGGACGCGACTGAACCGGCATGCCGCGACCGTTCTGACAGACGACGCCCTGATCCCCGAACTAACGATCGACGCCTTGGTCACGCCAGAAAGCCTTACGTTGAACCTCATTGATGACCTTGCTGCTTTTGAACCATTTGGTGCGGGCAATCCAAAGCCGATCTTCCTCACGCGTGGCCTTATACTTCGCGAAGAGCCCTGGGTCATGAAGGACAAGCATTTGAAGTTGAAGCTTACAGATGAGGATGGACGCCAATTTGAAGCCGTTTGGTGGGACGGTGTCGAGCGTGCAAGTGGGCAAACGCTCAACCGTGGCAGCCGCATCGAAATAGCTTACGTCCCCGAGGCCAATGTATGGCAGGGAAACAGGCGGCTGCAACTTGTCGTCGAGGGCATGAGGGCCGATAATTCAAACGATGGTTGA